One part of the Dyadobacter sp. 676 genome encodes these proteins:
- the zwf gene encoding glucose-6-phosphate dehydrogenase, with translation MQTNKRPPASVLFIFGGSGDLNYRKLTPALYNLFLDNWMPDQFAIAGIGRSAYSNEKYHEHLLDGVTKFSRRKGKQNGHWTEFTKHVSYLQMDGDDAAAYHKITDLVKEKEEEWGVHPNVIFYLAVAPQLVPSIAQKLGALKICGDKGTTRIVVEKPFGHDLESAHELNLLLSSMFAEEQIFRIDHYLGKETVQNILALRFANALFEPLWNRNYIDHIQITAAEAVGLEGRGGYFEHAGALRDMVQNHILQILCMIAMEPPVSFDANEIRNKKVDVLNAIRRITKEQVHDFAVRGQYSGGWKKGEKVVGYRQEEGVNPQSNIDTFAAVKFYIDNWRWQGVPFYVRTGKYLNQKATHITLHFKQAPHYAFPPESAETWRSNRLTISIQPNMDISIRFQAKRPGQTMMLDPVDMTFDYDAVAGEHAPEAYETLLLDVMEGDATLFMRNDQVDAAWRVIMPILEAWENRPPQDFPNYAPDSWGPDAADALIARDGHTWLNLPPTP, from the coding sequence ATGCAAACCAATAAACGTCCCCCTGCCTCGGTACTCTTCATTTTCGGAGGAAGCGGTGACCTCAACTACCGGAAGCTTACACCCGCGCTTTATAACTTGTTTCTGGACAACTGGATGCCCGATCAGTTCGCGATCGCGGGCATCGGCCGGAGCGCCTATTCCAACGAAAAATACCACGAGCATTTGCTCGACGGCGTGACCAAATTCTCTCGCCGCAAAGGCAAACAGAACGGGCACTGGACCGAGTTTACCAAGCATGTTTCGTACCTGCAAATGGACGGCGACGATGCGGCGGCTTACCACAAGATCACCGATCTGGTGAAGGAAAAAGAGGAAGAATGGGGTGTTCATCCCAACGTAATCTTTTATCTCGCGGTAGCGCCTCAGCTTGTTCCTTCGATCGCCCAGAAACTGGGTGCATTGAAGATATGCGGGGACAAAGGAACTACCCGCATTGTAGTTGAGAAGCCATTTGGACATGACCTGGAAAGCGCGCACGAACTGAACCTGCTGCTTTCGAGCATGTTTGCCGAGGAACAGATCTTCCGTATCGACCACTACCTGGGTAAAGAGACGGTTCAGAACATTCTCGCACTACGTTTCGCGAATGCATTGTTCGAGCCGCTCTGGAACCGCAACTATATTGACCATATTCAGATCACGGCTGCCGAGGCGGTGGGTCTGGAAGGTCGTGGAGGCTATTTCGAGCACGCAGGCGCATTGCGCGACATGGTGCAGAACCACATCCTGCAAATCCTCTGTATGATCGCGATGGAGCCGCCGGTGTCGTTCGATGCCAATGAGATCCGTAATAAAAAGGTGGACGTATTGAACGCGATCCGCCGTATTACCAAAGAGCAGGTACACGACTTCGCCGTTCGCGGACAGTATTCGGGTGGCTGGAAAAAAGGCGAAAAAGTGGTCGGTTACCGTCAGGAAGAGGGCGTGAACCCGCAGTCGAATATCGATACGTTCGCGGCTGTGAAGTTTTATATCGACAACTGGCGCTGGCAAGGGGTACCGTTTTACGTAAGGACCGGTAAATACCTGAACCAAAAGGCAACCCATATCACATTGCATTTCAAACAGGCGCCGCACTATGCATTCCCGCCTGAATCTGCCGAAACGTGGCGCTCGAACCGTCTGACGATCAGCATTCAGCCTAATATGGACATCAGCATCCGCTTCCAGGCCAAGCGCCCGGGACAAACGATGATGCTCGATCCGGTGGATATGACTTTCGATTACGACGCGGTAGCCGGCGAACATGCGCCAGAAGCGTATGAAACGCTGCTGCTGGATGTAATGGAAGGTGACGCCACGCTGTTCATGCGTAACGACCAGGTGGACGCCGCGTGGCGCGTGATCATGCCTATCCTGGAAGCATGGGAGAACCGCCCGCCGCAAGATTTCCCGAATTACGCACCCGACTCATGGGGTCCCGACGCTGCCGATGCACTCATCGCCCGCGACGGTCATACATGGCTCAACCTGCCTCCAACCCCGTAA
- a CDS encoding GntR family transcriptional regulator, with product MDFKDKQAIYLQIADYICEQILLAKWPPGERIPSVRDLAALMEVNPNTVMRTYDFLQSQEIIFNKRGIGYSADDKAVEKILAYKRERFLAIELPDLFKSLYLLNIGMDEVSERYQKFVEEMYPLTS from the coding sequence ATGGATTTTAAAGATAAACAAGCCATCTATCTGCAAATCGCCGACTATATCTGCGAACAAATCCTGCTAGCCAAATGGCCTCCCGGGGAACGTATCCCTTCCGTTCGTGACTTGGCTGCCTTGATGGAGGTCAACCCAAATACGGTGATGCGTACTTATGATTTTCTGCAAAGTCAGGAGATTATTTTTAACAAGCGGGGCATCGGTTATTCCGCTGATGATAAGGCTGTCGAAAAAATATTGGCATACAAGCGCGAACGTTTTCTCGCCATCGAATTACCGGACCTTTTCAAGAGTCTATATCTGCTGAACATCGGCATGGACGAGGTCAGCGAAAGATATCAGAAGTTTGTCGAAGAAATGTACCCTTTAACCTCGTAA
- a CDS encoding DUF1353 domain-containing protein, giving the protein MTQYPDIHLRKSPDRFNWWEVVEDCTVESKLPGMVIPAGYRTDFATIPRLLWPLMPPHGRMANAAIAHDYAYDNRLGEAEFGETQARLRACVEFALRASKTAWPDWQMSIAYIFIRLFGRKWWRN; this is encoded by the coding sequence ATGACGCAGTACCCCGACATTCACCTGCGCAAAAGTCCCGATCGGTTTAACTGGTGGGAAGTTGTAGAAGACTGCACGGTCGAATCCAAACTACCCGGCATGGTAATCCCTGCCGGGTACCGTACCGACTTCGCTACCATCCCGCGCCTGCTCTGGCCACTGATGCCCCCACATGGCAGGATGGCAAACGCTGCGATCGCCCACGACTACGCATACGACAACCGGCTCGGAGAAGCTGAATTCGGCGAAACGCAGGCGCGGCTCCGCGCCTGCGTCGAGTTTGCCCTGCGTGCCTCGAAGACGGCGTGGCCCGACTGGCAAATGTCGATCGCGTACATTTTTATAAGGCTTTTCGGGCGAAAATGGTGGCGTAATTAA
- a CDS encoding SPFH domain-containing protein, giving the protein MKRNIIIGILTFIVLIMTLAIQPFSFENIDAGNVGIRINLYGSDKGVDNITMVTGRVWYNSWTTKIVEFPTYTQSVDYESFVITTKDAAEFKVDPKLNYHINPDKVPQIYRQYRRPLVEIQQGFMKNTIYDAYRIVANSFTSDSVMSNREVFEDRVQNVLTKTLGKDGFIYDQLTSAITPPPSLRQMIDEKNASIQARLKAENQAKQAEAEAKVLIARAEGQAKATLIKAKAEAEANQLRQKTLTPLLIQQEWVAKWNGVLPTTNAGGSTSLMLGVK; this is encoded by the coding sequence ATGAAGCGAAACATTATTATCGGAATCCTGACATTCATCGTGTTGATCATGACGCTCGCGATCCAGCCGTTTTCCTTCGAAAACATCGATGCGGGTAATGTGGGTATCCGCATTAACCTGTATGGCAGCGACAAGGGTGTCGACAATATCACGATGGTAACCGGCCGTGTGTGGTACAACTCATGGACGACCAAGATTGTGGAATTTCCAACTTACACCCAAAGTGTCGATTACGAATCTTTTGTGATTACCACCAAAGACGCCGCCGAATTCAAGGTCGATCCCAAACTCAACTACCATATAAATCCCGACAAGGTGCCGCAGATTTACCGCCAATACAGACGACCGTTAGTAGAAATCCAGCAAGGTTTTATGAAAAACACCATTTACGACGCCTATCGCATCGTAGCTAACTCGTTTACATCCGACAGCGTAATGTCCAACCGCGAGGTGTTCGAGGACCGCGTCCAGAATGTTTTAACCAAAACCTTGGGTAAAGACGGTTTCATTTACGACCAGCTTACCTCCGCCATTACCCCGCCGCCGTCTTTGAGACAAATGATCGACGAGAAGAATGCCTCCATCCAGGCCCGTTTGAAGGCCGAAAACCAGGCAAAACAAGCGGAAGCCGAAGCGAAAGTCCTCATCGCACGCGCAGAAGGGCAGGCGAAGGCGACATTGATCAAAGCCAAAGCGGAAGCGGAAGCCAACCAATTGCGGCAAAAAACACTGACGCCGTTGCTCATTCAACAGGAATGGGTCGCGAAGTGGAATGGCGTACTGCCGACCACGAACGCAGGCGGCAGTACGAGTTTGATGCTGGGGGTGAAATAA
- a CDS encoding ABC transporter ATP-binding protein: protein MIHLEKVSFGYGKRKKLFENLDLHLDTGHIYGLLGRNGAGKSSLLRNIAGLLYPTSGRIDVAGYEPRKRLPAFLQDIFFLPEEIYLPSVTVDKYLSLMAPFYPKFDERLFRAYIAELDIPEGNKLTGMSYGQKKKVLIAFALATNTRVLIMDEPTNGLDIPSKSQFRRLVSSALDKDRLILISTHQVRDLDNLIDAIIILEDSQILIRHSLETISERLCFGTLPSIEYDNRVLYSEPSLRGYKAVFENSAQEESRVDLEYLFNAVIENPQRISQIFAY from the coding sequence ATGATTCACCTTGAAAAGGTTTCTTTTGGGTACGGCAAACGTAAAAAGTTATTTGAAAATCTCGACCTTCACCTCGACACCGGGCATATTTACGGACTGCTTGGGAGAAACGGCGCGGGCAAGTCGAGCCTATTGCGAAATATAGCCGGCTTACTTTACCCTACCAGCGGACGCATCGATGTGGCCGGTTACGAGCCCCGTAAACGACTGCCCGCATTTTTGCAGGACATTTTCTTCCTGCCGGAGGAGATTTACCTTCCGTCGGTGACGGTCGACAAGTACCTGAGTCTCATGGCGCCGTTTTACCCAAAGTTTGACGAGCGGCTTTTTCGGGCATACATCGCCGAACTCGACATTCCGGAAGGCAACAAGTTGACAGGCATGTCGTACGGGCAGAAGAAAAAGGTGCTGATCGCGTTCGCGCTGGCGACCAACACCCGCGTGCTGATCATGGACGAGCCTACCAATGGGCTGGATATTCCTTCGAAAAGCCAGTTTCGCAGATTGGTATCGTCGGCGCTCGACAAAGACCGCCTCATCCTGATCTCCACCCACCAGGTTCGCGACCTCGACAATCTGATCGACGCCATTATTATATTGGAAGACAGCCAAATACTCATCCGGCACAGTCTTGAAACTATTTCAGAACGCCTGTGCTTCGGCACATTGCCCAGCATTGAATATGACAACCGCGTGCTCTATTCGGAACCTTCGTTACGCGGGTACAAAGCTGTTTTCGAAAATTCCGCGCAGGAAGAAAGCCGCGTCGATCTGGAGTATTTATTCAACGCGGTAATTGAGAACCCCCAGCGGATCAGCCAGATATTTGCCTATTAG
- a CDS encoding alpha-galactosidase has product MYYKFLRVALLAVLASCNAFSQDSLVIKNRFLERKFTIGDNSFYTSRFQHLLTNKDYSRPGSEEFYFTINGAPASSNGGNGLFKHIKHVLSRQDNGVQRATVQLAGKPGTSAENVVVDLTYEVYDELPVVRKQISITNNTSKPIAIADLEVERLNLVPISSQQTELYTNYGSRFAWRPYHGDHHDAAVFVYHNYAKEGFILGNEAPSILKKTEVYADHNRISIGMTSLTDHYPFKKWIEPGEKFNSPKTFICLVKSQKWEDAFEGHFADFIRTRLGVKLFERKEIPFTFFNTWRPFYTNINDTLVTQLADGLEGTGTDLFIMDAGWENNYGDWEPHPKRFPNGLKPITDHIRKRGMKAGLWMSLGSVDKSSKLYQEHPEWSVYDKNGEPAYLHEEMKNRVTMSLASGYYDYILEKIKRHVRENDLAYIKLDLAIANSAYVLDYSKKGDYKSEGKGYKDRESSYYAIYEKALQLFDDLHKTFPDLLVDCTYEVWGEYYINDYALIEHADYDWLTNYDDDAPVGPINIRQMAFDRSRAIPTATNLIGNQFMDSPYSKYTFLSLASVKPILVGDSRKLPAELKPWYLKWNTWFKMMDQKYQFTRFSYVSDIFQRPTMSNWDGVYKFNKEKQGGRVVLFQERVGGNDADICISACGAGQPVPAFFAGRWEGLGYLQWERVA; this is encoded by the coding sequence ATGTACTACAAATTTCTCCGGGTCGCCCTGCTGGCGGTCCTCGCCTCGTGCAATGCGTTTTCGCAAGACTCGCTTGTCATTAAAAACCGCTTCCTGGAAAGAAAATTCACCATCGGTGATAATTCTTTCTACACATCGCGCTTTCAGCATCTTCTGACGAACAAAGATTATAGCCGCCCTGGCTCAGAAGAGTTTTATTTTACGATTAACGGTGCGCCTGCCAGCTCCAACGGCGGCAATGGATTATTTAAACACATAAAACATGTATTAAGCCGGCAGGATAACGGCGTCCAGCGAGCGACGGTGCAGCTCGCCGGGAAACCAGGTACAAGTGCCGAAAACGTCGTAGTGGATTTAACCTACGAAGTGTACGACGAATTGCCCGTTGTGCGGAAACAGATCAGCATTACCAACAACACTTCCAAACCCATCGCTATCGCCGACCTGGAAGTAGAGCGGCTAAACCTGGTACCTATTTCCTCGCAACAAACGGAATTATATACCAATTACGGCTCCCGGTTCGCCTGGCGTCCGTACCACGGGGATCACCACGATGCCGCTGTATTTGTGTATCATAATTATGCTAAAGAAGGCTTCATCCTTGGCAACGAAGCGCCCAGTATTCTCAAAAAGACCGAAGTATATGCCGACCACAACCGCATTTCCATCGGTATGACGAGTCTCACCGATCACTATCCGTTTAAAAAGTGGATTGAACCGGGAGAAAAGTTTAACAGTCCCAAAACTTTCATCTGCCTCGTGAAATCCCAGAAGTGGGAAGACGCATTCGAAGGCCATTTCGCCGACTTCATACGTACACGCCTGGGTGTGAAACTTTTTGAGCGGAAGGAAATCCCCTTTACATTCTTTAATACATGGCGGCCTTTTTATACCAATATCAATGACACACTCGTAACCCAGCTCGCCGACGGTCTGGAAGGCACCGGCACAGATCTATTCATTATGGATGCCGGTTGGGAAAACAATTACGGCGATTGGGAACCTCATCCAAAGCGCTTTCCGAACGGCCTGAAGCCTATTACCGATCACATAAGAAAACGGGGAATGAAAGCCGGTCTCTGGATGAGCCTCGGGTCCGTCGACAAAAGCAGTAAACTGTACCAAGAGCATCCCGAATGGTCGGTATACGATAAAAACGGCGAGCCCGCTTATCTGCATGAGGAAATGAAAAACCGGGTCACGATGTCACTGGCTTCGGGTTATTACGACTATATTCTGGAAAAGATTAAACGCCACGTCCGCGAAAACGACCTGGCTTACATTAAACTCGACCTGGCCATCGCCAACTCGGCCTACGTGCTCGATTATTCTAAAAAAGGCGACTACAAATCCGAAGGTAAAGGCTACAAAGACCGCGAAAGCTCCTATTACGCCATCTACGAAAAGGCGTTACAACTCTTCGACGACCTGCACAAAACATTTCCCGACCTGCTTGTAGACTGCACTTATGAAGTCTGGGGAGAATATTATATTAATGACTACGCGTTGATCGAACACGCCGATTACGACTGGCTCACCAATTATGACGACGACGCGCCCGTGGGCCCTATCAACATCCGCCAAATGGCCTTCGACCGCAGCCGGGCAATTCCGACAGCGACCAATCTGATCGGCAACCAGTTCATGGATTCGCCCTACTCCAAATATACATTTCTGTCGCTGGCGTCCGTCAAGCCGATCCTCGTTGGCGATAGCCGTAAACTTCCCGCGGAACTGAAACCATGGTATCTGAAATGGAATACTTGGTTTAAGATGATGGATCAAAAATATCAGTTCACCCGTTTCTCTTACGTTTCCGACATTTTCCAGCGGCCGACCATGAGCAACTGGGATGGTGTTTATAAATTCAACAAAGAGAAACAGGGGGGGCGTGTTGTTCTTTTTCAGGAACGGGTCGGTGGAAACGACGCGGACATTTGCATTTCCGCTTGCGGAGCCGGGCAGCCGGTACCGGCTTTTTTCGCCGGAAGATGGGAAGGATTGGGGTATTTACAGTGGGAAAGAGTTGCTTGA
- the gndA gene encoding NADP-dependent phosphogluconate dehydrogenase encodes MSQNLFDFGMIGLGVMGRNLLLNMADHGFSVIGFDKDETKNSALESSATPGTTVKGVSELAQMIQLLQRPRKVMMLVPAGQPVDDVIASLLPLLEKGDVIIDGGNSHYTDTLRRVKYLREKDIHFMGIGVSGGEKGARTGPSIMPGGDKEAYAHVQPMLEAIAAKVNGEPCVAYLGKEGAGHYVKMVHNGIEYAIMQLISESYAILKKAGLSNQQLHEVFKSWNEGDLQSFLVEITADIFLQKDDKTDADLVDVISDKAGSKGTGKWTSQDSMELPVAVPVIDTAVAMRTLSGYKDERVAAAELYGASSAISEETQVLIQQVHDALYFATILAYAQGLAMLFQASKDLQMEIPLTDVVSVWRGGCIIRSSLLGVFTNAYKQTPELSNILLNQEVAALVKSVEGNTRSLVAYAAQSGIPAAALMSSLAYFDAYKTAYMPTNLIQAQRDYFGAHTYQRTDIPGTFHTEWGQQ; translated from the coding sequence ATGTCACAGAACTTATTCGATTTTGGAATGATCGGACTGGGCGTAATGGGGCGGAACCTGTTACTGAACATGGCCGATCATGGTTTCTCCGTCATCGGTTTCGATAAGGATGAAACCAAAAATTCTGCGTTGGAATCCAGTGCCACCCCGGGCACCACTGTTAAGGGCGTTTCGGAACTTGCCCAGATGATCCAGCTGTTGCAACGCCCTCGCAAGGTAATGATGCTCGTGCCGGCGGGTCAGCCGGTGGACGATGTCATCGCATCCCTCTTACCCCTTCTTGAAAAAGGCGACGTTATCATCGACGGGGGAAACTCCCATTATACAGATACGCTCCGCCGTGTGAAATACCTGCGTGAAAAGGACATTCATTTCATGGGAATCGGTGTTTCCGGTGGCGAAAAAGGCGCCCGTACAGGCCCGAGCATTATGCCTGGTGGCGATAAGGAAGCTTATGCACACGTGCAACCCATGCTCGAAGCCATCGCGGCAAAAGTGAATGGCGAGCCTTGTGTGGCTTACCTCGGTAAGGAAGGTGCCGGGCATTATGTGAAAATGGTGCATAACGGTATCGAATATGCGATTATGCAGCTCATCAGCGAATCGTACGCGATCCTGAAAAAAGCCGGTTTGAGCAACCAGCAACTTCACGAAGTATTCAAAAGCTGGAACGAAGGCGACCTGCAATCGTTCCTGGTGGAAATTACCGCCGATATATTCCTGCAAAAAGACGACAAAACCGATGCCGACCTGGTAGATGTAATCTCCGATAAAGCAGGTTCGAAAGGAACGGGCAAGTGGACATCACAAGACTCGATGGAGCTGCCTGTGGCTGTTCCGGTCATTGACACGGCGGTAGCTATGCGTACGCTTTCAGGTTATAAGGATGAAAGGGTGGCAGCTGCTGAACTTTATGGTGCAAGCAGCGCTATTTCCGAAGAAACCCAGGTGCTGATTCAGCAGGTGCATGACGCATTGTATTTTGCCACCATACTTGCTTATGCACAGGGCCTTGCCATGCTGTTCCAGGCTTCTAAAGACCTGCAAATGGAGATCCCGCTGACCGACGTGGTGAGCGTCTGGAGAGGCGGTTGCATTATCCGTTCGTCGCTGCTCGGCGTGTTTACGAACGCCTACAAGCAAACCCCGGAATTGTCCAATATTCTGTTGAACCAAGAGGTAGCCGCATTGGTTAAGTCTGTGGAAGGCAATACGCGGTCATTGGTCGCTTACGCCGCTCAGTCGGGCATCCCGGCTGCTGCGCTGATGTCGTCGCTGGCTTACTTCGACGCCTACAAAACTGCGTATATGCCGACAAACCTGATCCAGGCGCAACGCGATTATTTCGGCGCGCATACCTACCAACGTACCGACATCCCAGGTACTTTCCATACAGAATGGGGTCAACAATAA
- the pgl gene encoding 6-phosphogluconolactonase — translation MELHIEKDTKALSASLAEWINNYIQQVLARQERFTFVLSGGSTPKALYALLAESPYKESIPWEKLHFFWGDERAVPFDDSRNNAKMCYEELLDKVPVKAENIHIMRTDIAPQESAAEYEKIVKTYFEGSETTFDFVLLGMGDDGHTLSLFPGTEVIHEKNALATSFFLPAQDMYRITLTAPVVNNAACVAFLAAGAGKAEVLKQVLTGERNVDLYPSQIIQPVKGQLHWFVDEAAAALL, via the coding sequence ATGGAGTTGCATATCGAGAAGGATACCAAAGCATTGAGCGCCAGCCTTGCTGAGTGGATTAACAATTACATTCAGCAAGTGCTTGCGAGACAGGAGCGTTTCACGTTCGTATTGTCGGGTGGAAGCACGCCGAAGGCATTGTACGCATTGCTGGCGGAATCACCTTACAAAGAATCGATTCCCTGGGAGAAATTACATTTTTTCTGGGGCGACGAGCGTGCGGTGCCGTTTGATGATTCGCGGAATAATGCAAAAATGTGCTATGAAGAACTGCTGGATAAGGTGCCTGTAAAGGCTGAAAATATCCACATCATGCGCACCGACATTGCGCCGCAGGAATCCGCCGCTGAATACGAAAAGATCGTCAAGACCTATTTCGAAGGCTCCGAAACGACTTTCGATTTTGTATTGCTTGGAATGGGAGACGATGGTCACACATTGTCGCTTTTTCCGGGGACCGAAGTGATTCACGAGAAAAATGCGCTCGCAACTTCCTTTTTCCTGCCAGCGCAGGATATGTACCGTATTACCCTCACGGCCCCGGTCGTGAATAATGCGGCTTGCGTGGCTTTCCTGGCGGCGGGCGCGGGTAAAGCAGAGGTTTTAAAGCAGGTTTTGACAGGGGAAAGGAATGTGGACCTTTATCCTTCACAAATCATTCAGCCTGTAAAAGGGCAATTACACTGGTTTGTGGACGAGGCTGCAGCTGCCTTGCTTTAA